Part of the Zingiber officinale cultivar Zhangliang chromosome 8A, Zo_v1.1, whole genome shotgun sequence genome, GTAAGTAACTAAATGGTTAGACAAttttttatgttagattcagggggaggattaattattttcatacttatttcccattattttgaaattagcttttgaaaaatatcttcttaatttgattttaaactaacctttataaaattaagtttttattggattcaattttttttttaatattggttttgaaaatatatttttgaaaattgattttgaaaattttacaaacttagtttcgaaaatagattttacttagttttaaaagttgattttgaaaattggattttccaaacatagttttgaaaattgattttaaaagttgGATTCTACAAACTTagtcttgaaaaataaaattttacttagttttgatttgaaaattggacttagctTTAATAATCTCCCTTTTGTAAAAATGCTAtatttgaaaattgtgttttaAATTTGCAAAGCTTATTTCGAAAATTAGGTTAAATTTGTAaactttatctttaaaaattactcaaaaaaaattattacaaagtTATCTTCCTAAGTTTTAAAACTTAGTAATTTTTTTGAGAAAGTTAAAAGCTAAAgttttaagtaaaatattctatGGTTTCTACTTTAGACTCTCCCAAGTCAATTTgactttaattctttaattttcttttacttccCTAAATCACTTATTTTTCTgtgttatttttttataaatgtcaaaggggagggttaggtggcttaagttagttaaaacaaaTCAACGAAATACCAAATaacaactaacttaaaaaccttgtttttttacttgcatatttttcactaacttaactcaagttatcattgtatcaaaaagggagagattgttggtgcggttagtactaacggtctatctcaagttttgatgaatgacaaagtaggctaaattagtttcatattgatctaacactttgaccaagtATGAAagagaagcccagacgggtcaacgggctgatctGACATCTGACacgaaatctagctaggttgacgggctgacctgatagctggtacgaagtacagacgggtcgaaggactgacctgacatttggcacgaagtccagctaggtcgacgggctgacctaatagctagcacgaagtccagacgtctgacaggtaagttgaggtaagtcactggagaggagtgactatgaggatgcattcccgggaaggaaacattagatgtcgatccaacttagatctatttcggaaatctaagttgagatcgtaattagattccagtctcgatgagatggaatctaattactgctttttattactcttataaatttaactatgctaacactttgttttgcagggtagttttgcattttacctcggactaatatTTTTTCCAGGTTCTGAAAAAAcaaaggtccgagcgcccgggggtCTGGGcgtctggaagggatccgggcgcctgggatgcaagttttatccccaacgcGCTTCGCCAAGTGGAGCTTCATGGTTGGACgagctacgtcacactccaggcggttggaagggatccgggcacccggagcttcctatataaggaggatgcaccctggagAAAAGAACAACGAACAacaaagccttccaaagcttgctctgtcgtgttgtgctcctgcgacgccgcgAAGCAACTCCGACAACGTGCTGCGTTTATTTCtctactattgtcggtattttttttaaaaaaaagttcttGTATCTTAAATTTGTAACCAAATTTTTGAActgttagtggattgtccaatgaaaatactcgacgagtgcgagccttggagtaggagtcgaccaatgcaccgaaccaagtaaaaaattacttgtgttagcactGTGTTTTTTCTTTTCCGTTGTGCAACAGCCTCTACACTCCAAGATATTTGAGTCATACATCGTGTCTCCACTCTCTAAGGCATCAGGGTCATACACCGTTCTATCAAACTTCAAGGCATTCAGGTTATATACTGTGCCCCCACTCTCCAAGATATTCAGGTCATACACCGTACCTCCACTCTTTAAGGCATTCGAGTCATATACCATGCATTCAAATTCTAAAGCATTCGAGTCATACATAGTGCCTTCACTCTCCCTTGCATTtgggtcatacaccgtgcctccatTCTCCAAGACATTCGGGGCATACACCATGCCTTCAAACTCTAAGGTATTTAGGGCATGCACCATGCCTTCACTCTCTAAGGCATTCGGATCATATACGGTGCCTCTACTCTCCAAGGCATTCAGCTCATACACCGTGCCTTCACTCTCCAAGGCATTCGGGCCATACACTGTGCCTCTACTCTCCAAATTTAAAGTCTAGACTTTTGTGTAgtctgaccgagttataagcgagtctgctCTTATACTTGTCCAAGAGTTTCGTGTTTCTAGATCGAGTTATAAACCAATGTGCTCTCACgcctgtcctagactctcgtacTGCCTAAACGAGTAATAAGCGAGCCTGCTCTCTTGCCTGTCCTAGACTCTTGTGCTGcccagccgagttataagtgagcatactctcgcgTTCCAAGTTCTAGACTCTTGTGTCGCtcagtcgagttataagcgagccagCTCTCCCCTCTATATTTCAAACTCTAGTGTcgctcgaccgagttataagagagccTGTTCTCGCGCATATGCCCCTGACTCTCGTGTCGAttagccaagttataagcgagtctgctCTCACGcttatgtcccagactctcatgtcattcgcctaagttataagcaagcatgctctcgcgcctataTTCTAGACTCTCATGCCACTCGAcagagttataagcgagtctacTCTCGCTCCTATATCCTAGACTCACATGTCgcttgaccgagttataagcgagcatgctctcgtgcctatgTTCCAAACTCTTACCACAGttgtgagttataagcgtgcaCGACTCACGCACCAAACAACCGTCCGACCAACTGTTCTAGACTCTCGCCACAGCTGCGAGTTATAAGCAAACATGACTTTCGCGCCTAATGACCATCCAGTCGGTTGTTCTAGACTCTCACATCAGCtacaagttataagcaagcaagaCTCTCATTCCCAATGATCATTAGGTCAGCTATTCAAGACTCTCGCTTCAACTATGAATTATAATTGAGCAtagctctcatgcccaacgaccatccagTCAGTTGTTCTAGACTCTCGTCTTagttgcgagttataagcgagcatgactCTCGGGCCCAACAACCATCCAGTCGGTTGTTCCAGAATCTTGCCTCagctacgagttataagtgagcatgactcttgCGCCCAAGGATCATCCAGTCAGCTGTTTCAGACTCTCGCATTAGCTGTAAGTTATAAGCAAGTATGGTCATTGCGCCCAACAATCATCAGGTtgactgtcccagactctcgccataactttaagttataagcgagtatgacTCTCGCACCCAATAACCATCCAATCGGTTGTTTGAGACTCTCACCTCAgctgcaagttataagcgagtacgACTCATGCCCAATGACCATTTAGTCGGTTGTTCCTGACTCTCACCATagctgcgagttataagtgagcatgactctcgcgCTCAACGACCATCTGgtcgactgtcccagactctcgtcatagttgcgagttataaatgagcatgactctcacactCAACGACCATCCGGTcagctgttccagactctcgccttagctgcgagttataagtgtgcatggcTCACGTGCCCAACGACCAGCCAGTCGGTTGTTCTCGACTCTTGTAACTTATTCACTTGGACATTACTCCCAATATCAATTCACTTGGGCAGGGCTCCCAATAGCAATTCACATGGGCATAACTCCCACCTGCTCGACATCCCTTACATATCGCCGCCCGCTCGACACTTACAAATCACCGTTGGTTTGACACTTCTTACAAGTCATCACTAGATCGACACTTCTTACAAATCGTCATTGGTTCGACACTCCTTACAAATTGTCATTGGCTCGGCACTCCATACAAATTTCCAATGGTTCGACACTTCTGACAAATCATTGTTGACTCGCTACTCCTTACATATTGCCGCCCACTCGGCACTTAAATATCATCGCCTGTTTGGCATCCCTTAAATATCGTTGCTCGCTCGACATCCCTTCCATATCTCCACCCACTTGGAACTTACATATCACCACCAGCTCGACACTTCTCACAAATCGTTGCTGGATCAACACTTACGTATTGCTGTCCGCTCGACATTTCTCGTATATCGCCTCTCGCTCGGCACTCCCAGCGTATGACTGCTTACTCTGCATTTTTTCTGTTGCTAGCTCGGCACCATCATATGTCACTCCATTTTCCTTGCCTCGCTAGCCGCTAGCTCGATGTTATACGACAGACCTAGCAATCTGATTTAGTAGTCAAAAGTGATTTGTCTTTTACGATAGGCTATCTAGTCAGGAGGTGTCAGTCGGGTTagcgcctctttcgactagacttgaaggggagacttgtaaTATTGCGCGTTGTGAGTAGCTTCATAGATAATGTGGGGGTGATAGTCAAGATGAAGTGAAAGTCTAAGTTAAGGTGAGGTGGTGGTCAAAATCAGAATGTACATATCTGAACAAACCACTTCCCCTAGGCATGGCTCCCAGTCTACAACCTATCGGACCCAGAGCCGGTCGGATGCCCAAGGCCCAATTCCCCACTTCTCTTAGGTAGGGCTCCCAGTTTACATCCGCCCGACCTCAATACCGGTCAGACCTCTAGGACTCATTGCCTCGAACCTCTTAGGCACGACTCCTAGCATACATCCGTTTGGCCCCCAACACCAATTGGACCTCTAGGACTCAGTGTCTCACTCCTTCTGGGCATAACTCCCAGAATACATTAGTTTGGCCTCCAGCGACGATCGAACCTCCAGAACTCAATTTCTCGCTCCTCCTGGGCACAACTCCCAGGATACATCTGCTTGGCCCCCAGTGTCAGTCGGACCTCCAAGATTCAATTCCTCGCTCCTCATGAAAACGACTCCCAGTTTATATCTTCCTAGCCCCAGCGTCAGTCGGACCTCCAGACTCATTGCCTCGCTCCTCTtgggcatgactcccaacatATATCTGCTCAACCCTAGTGCTGGTCGGACCTCTTGGACTAAGTGACTCAATCCTCTTTGGCATAGCTCCCAACATACGTTCACCCGACCCCAGCACCGATCGGACCTCCAGGACTCAGTTCCTCGctcctcatgggcatgactcccagcaTATATTTGATTGGTCCCTAGTGTCTGTCAAACCTTCAAAATTCAGTTCCTCGCTCATCATGGGCACGATTCTCAGCATACATCTGCTCGACCCCAATGCTAGTCGGACTTCTAAGGCTCAGTTCCCCACTTTTCATGTACATGACTCCCAGCACACATCCGTCGGTCGGCCCCAGCATCGGTCGAACCTCCAGGACTTAGCTTCCCACTTCTCATGTGCAAAGCTCCTAGTCTACCACCGGTCGTCCCCATAGCCAGTCGGAGATTCAAGACCCAATTCCCCACTTCTCATGTGCAAAGCTCCTAGTTTACAATCGGTCAACCCCAGAACCGATTGGACTCCCCTTGGGAGACAACACTATTAAAAAATCACAACAACCTGTCAAAGAATAACGATTACTCAGTAGAGAATATTCTATTACTCAAGCATATACATGCAAAAGAACCTTCCTTCTCCTAAAGGGAGGTTGTTGTACACCCTCTACCATCTGACATATTCTGACATTCGACATATTCTGACGTCTTATTACTGGGAGGTTATGAGAGATGGTATCAAAAGGGGATCCTCTTCATTGACCAAGCACGCTAGGCTATGCACACTCACACACACGCATCCacatttattattttactattcatTTAACGTTTTTGTTGGTTCTGCCTTGGTGTGCATAAGTCTACAGCTCCTAGCTCTAGGGTCGCAACTCCCAGCTCGAAGTCCTTCCTCCATCAACATTCCTCCTCACTGTCCACCCATCTAACTCAGTTTTCAGATAGAATTAAATATCATTCCAAAAAAAAGTTCCAAATCTCAACTACACAAGTGATTAGCAAATTCAACACACAATTAATAATTTCATATTGCTATAAAAAAGACATAGCACAATGACATATATAAATAGATTATTGAGCATTATAAATCCAATCAAACAActtataaataagaaaaaataaagaatttaaacaaTAAGTGTTGGGATGAATATCTCTTCTCATGTCAATGAATATGAGTAACAAAAACTTGAATAGTATTCGACGCACTACAACATAAACAAGATCAATTTTACTTAGTTCATCACCTCTATAGACAACTATGTCCATGACCTAGTCCTAACTATTGGAGCAATCTGAGTaccctagattttgatgtttgggtaaatgtttaagttaagtttattattgtatttgatatatattgtgagtgtgcaagatacaggtacaacaaggaaagtccaagggtaatcttggcaaaggaggaaaatccaagggtgagtcttggcggtgtaaatcTAAGTACGTAGTCttagcaatgtaagtccaagtgtaacttgacAAAGGATGAAGTCCCATAGCATGGCTCTTGGCAGTGAAGATCCGACAATGAAGACAAGACTAATGAAAGTTCCAGaagacaaggcgtgaaggatagggagacatccgagggacgtaaagctgatgaaggaggctagaaagctaggtctaggttgtgcgggcAAGGATGAGTGCATGAGAGGCTGTACTCAGGGTACGTATAGCAGAACTGTAGCATTACTATaacattactgtagcagtcgactgatgttttcatcagtcgactggtagccgatcATTAGTTTATAACAGTCAAATTTCActtaagaccagtcgactggtgattgtaccagtcgactagtggtgGAAAATACAGCTAGGTGTTTCCTCCCGAGCTATATTAAAAAGAGCTCGGGTGTGCTTGGCCATGGTTGacaaaaatagaggtggttaacccctattaaagTCTCCAAAGTGCTCTTGTGTGCCTAGCGTACTTGTGCGAGTTTGTGGCGAGCTTtttccacccataaggagctacgTGAGATAGCTAAAgattttccggggagtcatccactgacggatcggGATCATCTACCTTACGGGCAACCATGGAGTATAAgcttaatctccgaaccacgttaaattaatgtgttaggtttgctttctcttgttagtatttgttctTATTTTTTCATTGTACATattaaccattgtaggaagcaaaCGTTTTGAGTAAGTCACTATGCACCTCCCTCTAGCAGACGTCAAGGTCACAACACTAGTAACTACCACCATATCTTCTCCTTCTTTGATACTCTTGAATGTACAACTTGTGTCTTATAAAGAAATACAAtcaaatacaaaaacaaaaataaaatcaaaagaaatcaaAACAAACATGTTTACACGAGTGAACTTTGATTTGGATGCTTTTTAttgttttgaattttcttttgttGGTCCGAAAATATAGTGACACTTCATTAAAAGTTATTTTAGGCATATTTCCACCTAATAGTCTATTGCCAAAAGCCATCAATCAATTGCTATCTGAGATTTCGACTATTGCCTTGAGCCAACGACTCTGTTTACTTGTGCATCAATCAATTGACGTAAGTCATCAGTCAATTGTTACGATGATAAGTCGATTGCTATCCAACAGAAATCAATTAGTAGCCCTATGTTTGCCTTTTGTTGAAGCTAAACTAGATTGTGCAACCGATTACGAATATTACTATATATGACTGCAATGTCATCTATTAGTCGATTAATGCAGCTAACAATCGGTTGATGAACCTATCAATTGATTGATCGAGCAGCATGCTCCTTTTTATTTTCTCAAAGCTTGAATTTGGGGTTTATGATTTAACAGTCGATTGCTACTTTGTAGTGCAATCGATTGCTATCTTTATTTTAGTCTTTCCAAGATTGAAATCTTATCTTACCTAATATATGATCGACCTCAACCTACTACGATTTTCTTTGCTCAACATCCTGTTAACCTTAATCCTCCGAAAAATTTTAGTGCCCAACAACCAATCAACCTTAATATGTCGGAACTTTGTTATTACCAAACATCCGATCTTCTTTTACTTGTTTGAACTTTTCTTCTCATGTCTAACATCTGATCAACTATGACCTATTAAGATTTCTCTTATTGTCAAATGTCTGGTATATTGATTCACTTGGACTTCACTTCTCAGGTAAAGTGTATGATCCTCCATAATCTATTTGGACTTAACTTCTAATGTCAAATGTatgatcctccatgacccacttagacttcccttCGCATGTCAAGTGTTCAGTTAACTGCGATCCACTTAGATTTCTTATCTCTTGTCAATTCCTTATTGAAATTTCGATTACCAAAGTTTTGATCAACCGCGACCGACTTAAACTTTTATCTTTCCAACTCCCAGTTGGACTTCCTATCGTTGAATATTTGATCAAGCTTGAGCTACTTGATATCTCACTCAACCAATTACATATGACTCACCATATTACCCAAACATTGAACCCTAAATTATAAACCATattgctcaaacatcaaaatgCAATTCGAATTTGGTTAACTACTATAAGATGGTAAAAGAAGATAGAAAATAAATACCTCCTTGCAAAGAGGACGAACATTGAAGTTTGCAGTAGCAAAAGAGGATAAATCTGTGAAAAGATCTACTTCGGACACTTGGGCCTATTTGATATATATACTAAACCATTTAACCCGAGTAGATTAAGCAGTTGAACACATCGAGTGGCCTGCCGAGATTGCTTTTAAAACACTAGCTTAAGAGGGCAGCTAAGTATGAGATGTCGTCGCCTAACAAAGCTGCCTCGGCTACTTTTGAGAACAACCATAACATCTTTATGATCACTTCACAATTCAAATTACTAGAGGTGGAAATAGGTCTTCAGGAGCAAAACCTTTTACCTATTGCTATCTAAATTAAAGGAAGTAAGGTCCACTTTTGGGTTAATTCGATCCTACTGTACAGGCACTGCCCCAACCTCTCACATTGGGATGGTGGGACCCACACTTAAGTAGTGGGTCCCACCACTTCATTGTGAGAGGTTGAGACAGTGCCTGTACAGGCAGGGTGAAATTTACCCCACTTTTGACCCCAAAAAATAGTTTGCATTTCTTTCAACAATTATTTCTGAATATAATTTATCAATTTATTGTTGATAAATGGACAAGCTTTTTGACTTGAGCATATATGGATGCATACACACACAGAAATGTTAATTTTGGTAGAGCAATTAAATAACTGATAATTGCTATCAAATTTTATCTTCTGCTCAAGTTGGTTATGTAATTTTCTTCATCATTGTGTAATCAGGTGACATTCAAAACCCGGATTTATCACTGCAGGATTGTTGATACCGCCGGCAATCTAAATCTAGACATCGTAAAGAATGGATGGAGTTCAGACCCTGTGATtataaatctaaatctaaatctTGACGATCGATTATAAATCGACCCTGTGATTTACTTCTCTTCACATAATCTAGGAACAGACAAAGACATCTGGGATGATCGTAATCATCTTTGCTATAACTAATCCTGATCCCTGTATGTGTATATCTTTTTCTCCACTTCAATTAGACCTGGAATCATATTTGTTTATCCTCTTAAACACTGTTTTTACCCTATATCCTGATTGCAGATACTGGCCATAACTTAAGCATCATTTGTTTGAAAATTAATATACTTGAGATATTGAACAATGATCTTTGTGCCTTCAATAGTGTTCATCCTTGTAAGGATGCTTCACCAGAAAAAAtttaaaccaaataaaattgaTGCTTCACCAGCTAATCCCTGTAAGTGTGCATCGTCACATATATCACCTAAATGTGCTCGATAGGTGAGCTATTTTCTTTCAGATCTTTTGGGGCAACAAAGAAAGATGTGTCCTTGTGTAAGCAGGTGATAGACTCTTTCCTCATGGTAAGAATATCATTTCCATAAAGCTCAATGAAGGAAATTGCAATGTGAACTCTCTATGCTCCTTCAGCTTTCAAAGATATTAAAGCTTGAAGTTAAGATTAATTATAACCTCAGCAGATGGGCAGTGTAGCCTAGCATACATCTGACTCTGATCATGCTTAAATATCTTCTGATTTAGAGTTCACCTGACAATTCCTAAAACAAATCGTCGTCAACTTAATCAGATTGCAAAGCGGAACGCCAAAAACTACAATAAAGATTGGTTCAATATAATTGCTTGTAAGTAATAAAATAACATACTCAAATAAATTTGCAGTTTGGATTATTCCCCTTCACTTCAGCAAGTTTGGGGAGTTTATCTTTGTAAGGGAGAACAAAGCTCTGCAAGAATTTTGGATCCGGCGATGAGAAAAAGTTGTGTAGCTTGATGTTTGAAGTCCATAACCCTTCAGATTTCAATATCTTCATCAATTGAAACCGAGGAATTAACCTCTTTTCCAAACTAAATGCTAAAACGATTGGGTGGTTAGCAATCTCAGAAGGTTTAATTTCAACATCCTTGATAAAAAATTCCATCTTCCTCTGCAATACTTCTGTGGAATGCCATAAAAAGGCTGGTCGTTTCTTGAATGCAGCAGTGAAATCCGAGTTTGACCAACCAAAGCTGTGCAAGAGCTTGACTTGGACCTCAAATTTTTCCCTGCTGACCCCGTGCAGCACATCAAGGATCCAAAGGAACATTTTAGATTCACGGGGAATTCCAATCCCCTCAGCTCTATCTACCAAAGCCCGGAGGGATTCAGGATTCTGCACGGATTCAGGATTCTGCACGATGAAGCCGGGGTGCCTTTTAATGACACGAGAAACCCGGTCTTCAGGAATACCACATTCATCCCGTAAGAAGTTCAAGTTAGGGCGTACCACATTCTCAATGCTGGTGCTCATAAACCTATTACAGCTCCGGAGATTCCTGAGGAGGATCTCCCTCGATCCAAATAAACTTTCCCAAACCTTCAATCTGGGGAGAAGCGTGTTCTGGACGTTGAGGGAAAGAATGACGGGGTGCTGCATAACGACATTGACGGCGTCAGACTCAGATAATCCCATTTCCTGCAAAATTTTAAACTTCTGAGCGAGGTTCGTCTCCACATCCCAGCAGAGCAATCCTGGTTTCCAAGTTATTATCTTTCTGAGATTAGCTCCATCAATGCCCTGAGATCTGAGAAATCCAAGAACGGCGTCGGCCTTCTCGGCGGACCGAAAACGAGGGAACGACTTGGAGACCTTGGAAGCATCGTCGGCGGAGAACCCGCATGCATTCATGAGGTACTCGACCAGGAAGTTGGGATCGGGAGAAACGGTGGCGACTGAGGAGGTGGCGGAAGCGCCGGTGGAGAAGAAGAGGCGACGGAGTTGGATCGATGGAAGGAGCGCCTGGCGGCGGACCAGGGAGTGAAGGTGAAGCATCGCGACGGCCGACCAGGTAAGCTCGGCACGAATGTAACGCAGAGACCAAATCGCAAAACCCTAATTGAAAAGCTCTTCACTTCTGGGCCAATTTCACATTTGTCCCCCTATATGTTCCgtattttcttcccataaatttcAGTTTTGCGTTACatacaagaaagaaaaaatagcaaaaattaaaaaaacctgCTCCTTTAAATATTTAACGTTCCATTTATTTTGCATAAAGTTTTATACTCATATAAAATAGTTTGCaagactattattttttttatataaaatatcctTTATTTTCCAAACCCCATAGCTCGTTATACGTTTTCCCTAAATTACATAGGTGTTTTGGGAATGTTCAATAGCATAGCTTTGGattccttttttattttagaGCTATTCATAAAGAAAATTTGTAAGTCCCATCATTTATATGTTTATCCTTAAGAATTTTTCTTAAGAATATCATTTctctttatattttatttttcttaaaaattgcTGGTGCTTCTCACGTGCGTTTGAAGCAAAGAACGGTGCATCGTATTTTTTGACAAACAGTGATCTTCTATTATGCAAAAACAGATGAATATTTTTCGAAGAGGTGGTGGTAAATATTTTTTTGACGAATGGTGCAACTTCTTGTTAGACAAAATGAAGAACAAAACATTAGTTAAAATCGTTGCTCCGATGGAGTTTCATATTTAGCAAACTTTTCAGTTTATTGTACGTGGAAAAGGTTATTGGAGAAAATCTAACAAACATAGCTATAGTGCAACCTTTTCTCCTCATAAGACAGCTGCTCTTGACCACACGTCTCCCTCCTGACCATGAAGTTGAAAGGTTTGTCAGTTCTCTGTTATTGTATTATGAAAGTGTACAAGTGAGGGGTTGGCCGCCAGGTGTAAGCAACTGTAACGCCAGATTAAAAAATTTCAATTACTCATTAAATTCTGTCAACCAACATTCCAAATAATCTATAAACCGTGTAGGCGATGTTAACATCTCAAATACCCCTTAGTGTGTGTTTGGTtcagggttattcttgataaccttggttatccatccaaggttatcaacaaaactcttgtttggtttaggtattcgatgattcccgagtaatatcCCATGcctgacacgtcagcaaaagtgTTAtacagcccggaatcggaaaacctcagaaaactaaggtttttcttgattccgaggttaacgattttttttaccaaaaatacccccgataagaaaaaacatgaaaaaatgtaaaaaatattttaaaatgtaaaaaaaataaaaaaatgtttaaaaaatttaaaaatttaaaattttttaaaaataaataatttaaaaaattttaaaaaaataaaaaatttaaaaataaaaaaattaaaaaaataaaattaaaaaaattaaaattttttaaaaatttaaaaaaaattaaaattttttaaaaatttaaaaaaaaaatttaaaattttaaaaaatttaaaatttaaaaattttaaaaatttaaaataattaaaaatttaattttttttaaaaaattaaaaaaaatttaaaaaattaaaaatttaaaaaaattaaaaatttaaaaaaattaaaaatttttaaaaataaaaattttttaaaaataaaacatttttaaaaattaaaaatttaaaaattttaaaaaaaatttaaactttttttaaaaaaaattaaaaaatttttaaaaaaatttaaaatttttttaaaaaaaaataaatttttttaaaaaaaattttaaaataaataaataaaaattaaaatgtaaaaaatgtaaaaaaataaa contains:
- the LOC122010341 gene encoding transcription termination factor MTERF15, mitochondrial-like, whose product is MLHLHSLVRRQALLPSIQLRRLFFSTGASATSSVATVSPDPNFLVEYLMNACGFSADDASKVSKSFPRFRSAEKADAVLGFLRSQGIDGANLRKIITWKPGLLCWDVETNLAQKFKILQEMGLSESDAVNVVMQHPVILSLNVQNTLLPRLKVWESLFGSREILLRNLRSCNRFMSTSIENVVRPNLNFLRDECGIPEDRVSRVIKRHPGFIVQNPESVQNPESLRALVDRAEGIGIPRESKMFLWILDVLHGVSREKFEVQVKLLHSFGWSNSDFTAAFKKRPAFLWHSTEVLQRKMEFFIKDVEIKPSEIANHPIVLAFSLEKRLIPRFQLMKILKSEGLWTSNIKLHNFFSSPDPKFLQSFVLPYKDKLPKLAEVKGNNPNCKFI